A genomic segment from Nicotiana tabacum cultivar K326 chromosome 7, ASM71507v2, whole genome shotgun sequence encodes:
- the LOC107792692 gene encoding peptidyl-prolyl cis-trans isomerase, which produces MANPKVFFDLTIGGTPAGRVVMELYADTVPKTAENFRALCTGEKGVGRMGKPLHYKGSTFHRVIPGFMCQGGDFTAGNGTGGESIYGAKFADENFKRKHTGPGILSMANAGPGTNGSQFFICTAKTEWLDGKHVVFGQVVEGYDVIKKAEAVGSGSGRCSKPVVIADCGQLC; this is translated from the coding sequence ATGGCAAACCCAAAGGTGTTCTTTGACCTTACCATCGGCGGCACACCAGCTGGCCGTGTGGTGATGGAGCTCTATGCCGACACCGTTCCCAAGACGGCGGAGAACTTCCGTGCTCTCTGCACCGGCGAGAAAGGCGTCGGAAGGATGGGCAAGCCTTTGCACTACAAAGGCTCAACCTTCCACCgtgtgatcccagggttcatgtGTCAAGGAGGTGATTTCACCGCCGGAAACGGTACCGGAGGTGAGTCAATCTACGGCGCCAAATTCGCCGACGAGAACTTCAAAAGAAAGCACACCGGTCCTGGAATCCTCTCCATGGCTAATGCTGGACCTGGAACCAACGGTTCTCAATTCTTCATCTGCACCGCTAAGACTGAGTGGCTCGATGGCAAGCATGTTGTGTTCGGTCAAGTTGTTGAAGGCTATGATGTGATTAAGAAGGCTGAGGCTGTTGGATCTGGATCTGGCAGGTGCTCCAAGCCTGTTGTGATTGCTGACTGTGGTCAACTCTGCTAG